The window TGATGCAATTTTATGGGCAAAAAAAGCAGATAAACTTGGCGCTGGAGAAATTTTACTTACCAGTATTGACAAAGATGGCACAAAAGACGGATATGACATTTTATTGACAAAATCTATTGTAGATTCAGTATCCATTCCAGTAATTGCATCAGGTGGTTGTGGAAAGCCTGATGATATGGTAGATGTGTTTGAAAAATCAAATGTTGATGCTGCTTTGGCTGCATCTATTTTTCACTATCAAACTCATGGAGTCAAAGGCGTTAAATCATATCTTAAAGAAAAAAAAATACCTGTAAGATTATAATATCTGATTTAGGAATTTAAAACATGAATAAATCAATCAGCGATATAGATTTTGAAAAAAGTGGAGGATTGGTTCCTGTAATTGTTCAGGATGCTAACACCAAAGATATTTTGACATTAGCTTATACCAATAAAGAATCATTAGAACTTGCAAAAAAAACTGGCAACTCCTGGTTTTGGAGTCGTTCGAGAAATAAGCTCTGGATGAAAGGTGAAGAATCTGGTAATGTTCAAAAGATTACAGAAATTCTAGTTGACTGTGATTCTGATGCAATAATTTACCTTGTAGAACCATCTGGTCCTGCATGTCATACTGGTAAGAAGGTTTGCTTTCATAATAATCTAAAATAAATCAACACACTGATTTGTATGCGTCTTCTGATCCTGGAAGAATTTCATCTGTGATTTTAAATTTTAGATTTGCATAGTTAGTTCCTCTAAACATTACAGTCCAATCACCTGTTATGTCATTTGTTGAACACAGTTCTCTAATCTTTGAAAGCTGAGGTTGTATGTAATAATTAAAAGCATTTTTCTTTGCCCCATCAAATGGAATTGTTTGATACACTTCATAATGAGTTTCATTTAAGGGTCTAAGAAAGACAATTTGACCTTTTTCGTTATATTGTAATCCACCAATTATTACAAATATTTTCTCACCAATTACATACTCACTTCGATCAATCTGAAATGGACCTGAAGTAATCCATTCTCTTGGCTGTGGTGAATATTCTTCCTCTAAATTGATTTTTTCAATCTCGTCAAGTTGTTCTTGAACTTCTGATGTACTTTCCTCATCTTGTATTATTTCTCTATTAAATACATCTTCTATCTCAATTGTTTCTGATTCTTCATTAAATGTAAAAACAATACCTAAAACTATTACAATTGAAATGCCTCCAATAATCCCAATGACTGCACTGTTTTTCATGCGAATTATCTTTCCAAAATCTCTAAAAACCTTACTCATTATTGAAAAATTTACAAAAAAACAGATTTTTCCAAATATTCTTTTAAAAAACATATTTCTACTCTAGTTTTTGATAATAATCCCAATGATTTTTACTATATTTTTATCGAATAAAATCCAGTATTACTTAACTTGATATTAGGATTTTTTATCTATCTTATTAAAGGAAAAATTGATCTTGGCTAGAACCTCATTGCAATGCAGAGAATGTAAAAAAGAATATGATACTGCTTTCAAGTATGTCTGC of the Nitrosopumilus sp. genome contains:
- the hisI gene encoding phosphoribosyl-AMP cyclohydrolase — encoded protein: MNKSISDIDFEKSGGLVPVIVQDANTKDILTLAYTNKESLELAKKTGNSWFWSRSRNKLWMKGEESGNVQKITEILVDCDSDAIIYLVEPSGPACHTGKKVCFHNNLK